From the genome of Bordetella sp. H567, one region includes:
- the tgt gene encoding tRNA guanosine(34) transglycosylase Tgt, with protein MTGLDFQLLATDGAARRGRMTLNHGVVETPIFMPVGTYGSVKAMMPHELAEIGAQIVLGNTFHLWLRPGTEIMEKHGGLHGFMGWDKPLLTDSGGFQVFSLQGMRKITEEGVRFASPIDGARLFLTPEESMRIQRALNSDIVMVFDECTPYEIEGRAATEEEAARSMRMSLRWARRSRDAFDQLANPNALFGIVQGGMYERLRDESLAGLLDIGFHGYAIGGLSVGEPKEDMMRILAHVAPRLPAQAPRYLMGVGTPEDLVAGVAQGVDMFDCVMPTRNARNGWLFTRYGDVKIRNARYRDDTRPLDPTCACHTCRHFTRAYLHHLQRANEITGARLNTLHNLHFYLTLMGEMREAIAAGRFDAWRAQFAADRARGVD; from the coding sequence ATGACCGGACTCGACTTCCAACTCCTTGCCACCGACGGCGCCGCCCGGCGCGGACGCATGACGCTGAACCATGGCGTCGTCGAAACGCCCATCTTCATGCCGGTGGGCACCTACGGCAGCGTCAAGGCCATGATGCCGCACGAACTGGCCGAGATCGGCGCACAGATCGTGCTGGGCAACACCTTCCACCTGTGGCTGCGCCCGGGCACGGAAATCATGGAAAAGCATGGCGGCCTGCACGGATTCATGGGCTGGGACAAGCCCCTCCTGACCGATTCGGGCGGTTTCCAGGTGTTCAGCCTGCAGGGCATGCGCAAGATCACCGAGGAAGGCGTGCGCTTCGCCTCGCCCATCGACGGTGCGCGCCTGTTCCTGACGCCGGAGGAATCCATGCGCATCCAGCGCGCGTTGAATTCCGACATCGTCATGGTGTTCGACGAATGCACGCCCTATGAAATCGAGGGCCGCGCGGCGACCGAGGAAGAAGCCGCGCGTTCGATGCGCATGTCGCTGCGCTGGGCGCGGCGCTCGCGCGACGCCTTCGACCAGTTGGCCAACCCGAATGCGCTGTTCGGCATCGTCCAGGGCGGCATGTACGAACGGCTGCGCGACGAATCGCTGGCGGGCCTGCTGGATATCGGCTTCCACGGCTACGCGATTGGCGGCCTTTCCGTGGGCGAGCCCAAGGAAGACATGATGCGCATCCTGGCGCACGTGGCGCCGCGGCTGCCTGCCCAGGCGCCGCGCTACCTGATGGGGGTGGGCACGCCGGAAGACCTGGTGGCCGGCGTCGCGCAAGGCGTGGACATGTTCGATTGCGTCATGCCCACCCGCAATGCGCGCAACGGCTGGCTCTTTACCCGCTACGGCGACGTCAAGATCCGCAACGCCCGCTACCGCGACGATACGCGTCCGCTGGACCCCACTTGCGCCTGTCATACCTGCCGGCATTTCACGCGGGCCTACCTGCACCATCTGCAACGCGCCAACGAGATCACCGGGGCGCGGCTGAACACCCTGCACAACCTGCATTTCTACCTGACCCTGATGGGCGAGATGCGCGAGGCCATCGCGGCCGGCCGCTTCGACGCCTGGCGGGCGCAATTCGCCGCCGATCGGGCGCGCGGCGTCGATTAG